TCATCGACCGGATTGAATTCAGGGAAGAGGGCATCAAGACCTATCAGCTGAAGGCCCGGCAGCAGGCGGTCGACCCGGCGCTCCTGATGGCCGGCGAAGAGCTGATCCCCTGTATCGCCTGCGAACTCGACTGCATTGTGGAGCAGTGCCCTCTGCTCCTCGACTGGATGTACGAGCTCGCAATAAACGAGGTCAACGAGTAGCCCCCGGGATTTTCCGCGCCTCATGCCCCTGATCCTTTTTGATCGGGGTGCCTGGGGCGCCCTGTCGGATCGATTTCCTGCCGACAGGATGGATGTTCATCTTTTATCCTGGTGTTTTTGAGAAATTCTTCCTGTTTCATCCGGGGGGCCTGGCGAACTGGTTTCCGGCCTCCTCCGGCGATGATCGCAACTGACTTACCGCCCGCCGCCCCTATTGAAGGACATGAAGCAATCGATAGGCGCAAAAACGCTCCTCTACCCGCACCCGGTCCTGATCGTCTGCACGTACGACG
Above is a window of Methanofollis tationis DNA encoding:
- a CDS encoding helix-turn-helix transcriptional regulator: MPSVEDEALKIIQSRPDGVLQSELWKLLDIDSRKCSRVVKKLFDASLIDRIEFREEGIKTYQLKARQQAVDPALLMAGEELIPCIACELDCIVEQCPLLLDWMYELAINEVNE